GCCCTGCAGTCCGCTTAAGCCCGGGGGAAGTCTGTGATCTGGGACTGTGAGACCACATCGTGGGCAGGTGGGCTTCTGGGGGTCACACTGAGGGCTCCTCAGCCCTGCAGCCTCCTGTGAGGCAGGCAGAGGCTGGACTGGGCACACAGATATGAAAATCATGATTACTGCAGAACAGGATTACTGTGCAGGCTCCTTAGTGGTAAAACTACCCGAGTGAGCACAAAGCAAATTTTAGCTGTGATCCATCTGTAATTCAAGATTAGAGATTGTTATAttattttgagctcaaaaaattttagacAGTGCATGTTAATGGCTATTTATGAACACACTCATATCTGGATCACAGTTGTGTTTTCAAACAAACAAGTAAGCCAAGAGTACATGCCAGTAAGCAATCTGATGTTACTGAAGGCTGAATTACCAACTTGACAAAGAACAACAACTGCCCCACAGCCCCCAGACTGCCAGGGGCCTCAAAAGGCCCATGGCCATGTATGGGCTTGTTCTTTGTAATTTGCAATTAATTTGCAATTGGCTTAGTAATTCACACCAATAAAGTACAACATAAATACACGTAGAGTCCCATATTTAATAATCGAACATTTTGTGGCCTTGTCTTGTTTGGGGAGGTTGGTAATTTATTTGTCACTGCTGATATTACAACATATTGAATTTGTTATTCTGTGAAAAttcacagaaatacaaacacttgatttcaaaagacattttgataAATGCACAAGTGgtgtgaacattttttaaatttgtcacTTAGTGAAATTGTTAATTAGCTGATGAAACTTTGAGtcattcagtttaattttacaTTCCTTCCCACTAACTCggtttgtttttcaggtaaATCCCTCGTCGGGACTCACAGCATATAATTTTGGTCACTGTATTGTTTGCCACACGGCTCTCAGGGTTtccacttactgctgatgaGGTCAGTGGCATTTCCTCTGCTAACAGTGTCACATGCTGAAAGGATTTCCTGCGGTGATTTTAAAGACGCACCACCTTGAGACACATCAAAAGAAAGCTATGTTAGCTAACAAAAGATATGTCAGAGATTTCTCACTGACCACACATTAATATAAAGTCTGTAaaggcaagttttttttttatttgttttgttttacatttgctttcatacatgtgtttgttttgtaatgaTGCCCTCGCTGCTGTTTCAGGGGCTTTACACAAAAAATAGACAGTGCTTACCTTTAGTCAGGTTGCTCTGGTCTTCCTTCTCGTCCACAGGTAAATGGTCTGCGGGTAACATGTCTGATACTCATGACTGCTCAGGAGCTCTGTACTTTGTTCACCCAGTCACCTTCTTCATCGTCCTGCTTCAGTCCACAGCAAGAGGTCAGGAAACCAACAACACCCAACATGCCGTAATGAGTCACTGCTCAGGAGACTGTGAGctgtaagcgtgtgtgtgtgttttgttgttgtttggggACTTAACAACACTCCCCTTTCCCAGCAGATCTGTGAGTGGGCGCTCTGAACATGCTGAtcgcagagcagcagagacagccGAGACCTGGTTGTGTGACTTTAGGTAGCCTTCACTGTTCTGCTTTTAGTCCCTTAACACAATGGAGACACATACCCCACAAGTGTGTTAGCTGAATATTGTATGTATGCAAGCTCTCCCACCCTcttatgctcacacacacacactcacgtacaACCACACAAAAATTGTCATAGCTGTATACTACAAAACCAAATGACAAACATCAGTTAACATTATATGTATTTCTATATACTTTcaaattatatatttatgagcaaaaattcaaataaataaaaattcatgcACACCAATGAACATGTTAACATTAATTGTATTTgacttttcaaaaataaataaataaataaataaataaatctcaagGCCCACTTACTAGTTTTGCCCCATGTTGTGTTACCTTTGACGTAGCATGAGGTCAACATAAATGTGTACTGGGCCTGACAAGTTCAGTGTGAAACATCCTAAAACTGCTTGCTTGCAAAAGATAAACCTCTGGCACAAGCTTCAGAAGTTGttgcttcatttttttaatccatctgTTTACTTTTCTGGTGTGTAATAAATTCTGCAGCCTCACCACAGTGGCTTTAGACCTTTAGTTTTCATGTGGTTCAGCTCAAAAGAATCCATCCcttattcagattttttatttaaacctcccctaaaaaaataaaaccattaataattaattacattcagtgacatttcttgtttattttggcatgtaaaaatattattttcccACAGATAAGGACTTTCTGAAGAGACTGAACACACTGACGACAGCATCAACGTTCCACGTTGATGAGCAGATGAACAGAGACCAGCCCTTTCGGAGGGGCTGTTGACTAAGTGCTGTCAAAAGTGCTACGTTGAAAAACATGTTGACTTGCCCGCCTCACAGTGAGTATATGGCACATCAAAGCAACACATAAGTGAAGCTGTTGAAGTTGTCGAGCACCATGCTAACTTTCAGTCAGTAAACACACTGCATGGAGAGGCAATCAGAAGAAAATGTCATCTAATGGGCTGACAGCGAATCAAAGGAAGCCCTGAGAGGCAACAGCAAACCTAAAACGAGCTCGTTATGAGCAAAGACAATTACTGACATTAGTCAAAACATGGAGCTGAAAAATACGAGgcctttgttcttttatttgtgAAGTCTTCAGTAATAGTTTCACTTCACAATGTTCATGAGCGGATGAGACGATGCGATGCAGCTGGGACTGTTTGTCCATGAGTTTTATTATTAATCGAATATTTTACACGTTGATGCAGTAAATTAAACAGGAGGGTAAACCCAAACCTTATCTCAGTGATCATCAAGGGACAAACAACCATGAATATTAACcaaaactgtataaaaaaatCATGGTTCAGAAAAACAAGCTACTGTTCTCCCCACCTTTCATGCCAGATCATTAATTTGATGAGAATCACTGTAATGCACAGTACTTACTTTAAGGTATAGTAACATGAAATCATGCACAGGTGTACATATAAATGAGCACCTGTCAGTAACTACAGCACATGCCGCTAATGAAACATTCAGAACTACAAATTGCAGCAGTATTATGAAGGATTTCCTCTGTACCGTGCATCTAATGCCAATAAATTTTGAATGATCTACTTATATTTCactcttattttaaattacagtaaaaGTAAATGATCTGAAATGTAATGGAATCCTGAATGTACTCCCTGGCTGTTGTCATTCAGAGAAACTGTCAGTAAAGCATTATTTATACTAGACAACCAACGGGCATTGATTATTCTACAGCTGTCAAAATTATGTATTGATGAGCACTGAAGGTATTTATCCAGCTAAACAAAGGTCCTGAGAAAACCGACCATGCAAGACCTCCTTCAGGGATTTCAAAAtatctgggtttttttttttttcaggaccaAAAGCACATGACACTACAAGTTGACCTGATTGCAGAGCTTAAAGCAGAAATGATATTTATCAGTGTAATTCATAACAGgtttcataataataataataataataatcattaaaCTGgtttacatatatttattttgtttaaatgagATATGGTGGACATATAACTACAGACAAACATGTCTGAATGAATACAGATTGTTGTGTGTATTCAGTATCTATTCTGAATACTCTAAACCCTCAAACTTTTATAAAAGAGGAACAATCTTtatttcagtggaaaaacatgACTAAGAAATAAGTTACgcacacagaagacaaaacatATAAAAGCCACTTCATCAAAAAGGGATCTTAACAAATACACAGCACATAACAATACACTTCTATATACAAAAAAGACAGGGGGGGAACAGCACAAATTGTACGTTTTTAAGTATTTCCACGACAAGCACAATATCTCCATCTTAGATGTAACATGTGATTCACCCTTACAACGCTTTGCTCCATTAGctgcagacaatcacaaaaaaagaaaagctaaacattcattttctacgTTGCAACAAATAATTCTCTGAATCATTTACTTTGGTTttcaaattatatttatttaaaacacatgaaGGGGGTggatttgaaaacaaaaacaacatattttccaCAAACTCTCAGATTATAACTGTACTTTTGACTGTGTACTCAGGAAATGCTGAAATGCAGAGGATCACTTATGACTAAACTTTAACACTTCTAAATACATTTAAAGCTCATATCTGACTGTCAGAGATGTTATTTCTTTGacctatatttaaaaaaaaggcctcAGATTGATTGAGAAAGTAGAAGGAGAACACAGAAACCACTGGTGTTACTAAATTCCACTTTATTTTGCAAGGAAAAGTGGACTGCTGCAGACATTCAGTTACCgacatacacatttttaatgtatAGCAATATATGAACCATATgataataaataatcaaaatccTAAATAGCTCAATGTTAATTTGAATTTGGAAATTGTGAATTATTGAATACTAGTTTTGGTGAGAATTTCTGGCCACCAGGCACCACATTAAGACACGTAAATGAAGTCACAAAGGTACCATGTGTACTGTAAACTGGATGGCCTACATCCCTGAATGCTCAATGAAGGCTTGCTGTACTGCTTTATGATGAATTCTTTTTAGTCAGAAACACTTCTGCTCTCCAGGGTCATTCAAGGTCAAACAAGGGCTCTTCATCGTTTTCAGTCACGTcatgctgcagagctgctggttttACTGTCGGCATCTGAGGTTTTTGGTCATTCAGATTCATCACATCGTCTTTACGGGAAAAAGACCTGCACGAGGTGAAAACCAAGACATTTCAATCCATGATCAGAGAACATcagtcatttcattcatttttagagTTCAGAATGAACACAACTCACTGTTGGACTCTCGCAGAGATGTTTTGGtcactgttgctgtttgttgctTTGCTCTCCTGTATTTGACTCCTGGAGTTCTTGCTTAAACTCTCTGTCTTGAATCCAGGCAGTGATGCCTCAGCCAGCGCCGTCTACAGAGATTGATCAAAAATCAGTCCATCACCACAGTCCAGCCGGCTCAAACTCCTTTAATCAAGAGTCTGTTCTCAAACACATCCGCTCACCTGTAAGCTGGCGTTCAGTACAGTCCCGAAAGCAAGGTTCGAGGACACATTTTTTATCAGTGATGGACTCCTGCCGAATACGAAAGGTTACAGAATTTCAAAATAGACATCATCCATGTCTAATTCATGGCAAGCAAATCAATACCTCGTATATATTCCACAAACCACAACATGGTAAACAGCAATAGTTTGAGGCAAGGTCGGTTATGATGGCAAATAATTCATTCGAATGAATGATCAGGACAAGGCCTCGCATTAAAGCCCAAAAACTGTCACCATAGTTATTTGGATCATATTTATCATTCATTTATGGGGGACTATAATAAAAAAACCAAACGAGCGCAATACTGTAGATGTAGTATAGAATCTATTTAAGCCTGTATTATAGACAcggagaacacagaacagagcagGTTTTTGCCTTTGTCCATTTTCAGTTGAAGTTGTAGTATTAGTAGTTTTTCTACTTAAATATTGAAGCAAAGCCAAAGACGTGGCATCATTTGTTATTTTGAAAGTATTAAAAATgtcttaaccctgtgagacctgaactatgaaagaatggtcagaaaattctaatttttcaaatatgaactctttatttgtccctttgacaaaatgtaaaaaaaaaaaattaaaaaaaaaaattctaagtatattttttgtttgtatcacacatgtcaaaacatttagaaaagtgaggagtgtctaccaggagtcagtatacgagcataagagttcatctaaaagggttaaatgcaaagtttatgcttgatggtgatgcaatgagtcccagaaatgtgggtatcatatatgatacgtacgggctcacagggttaaaatgtcatcatgtctgaaatgaaatgcatgCAGATACCCTGATAACAATGCTGTGTCAAACAGGAAGCCATCGACTGTACCCTGTGATCTTCTGGGATCTCCTCCTCTGGTATTCCACCTCATCCACCGTCCACACGGCACCTTTCACATTCTCCACACGCACAAAACACTTGTGCAGGCTCAGGTTGTGGCGCACTGCGTTCTGATCCAGAGCAAATCAGAGTCAAGGAGATTTACTCAATACATGCTGCATAAATCAGGTATGACACACACTCTGGGATCACAGAGTTAATTATCTCCGGGTGTATTACCTTCCAAGTGGCAGCGTTGCGTCTGAAATAAGCAAACGTCCGTGTGAACCAGTTGTATATCTCATTGAGTGTTAGTTGCATGTCTGATGCCTCCATAATAGCCTGTAGATGGAGAGGACACAAAAATCTGTAGCACATTACAGGATCAAATTAAAGCCCAGACAGTTTCACCTGTGATCCAAGAACTGAGGGGAAAGTTGTATATTCAGAACTCTGAAACAATCCTTCTATTTTCAGCTTTATGAATCTATTTTTTGGGGATTTTCTTATTACCTGTTTTAGAATCAAAGCCATTAACTTTCTCACTGGCACATGTAAAAAgtaaggattattttcattcataaaatcttAGAAACAAGTCCAAAGCCCAAGCTGACTCGTTTAaattccttttttcccccctcagacCAGcactcaaaaacccaaagatattcagtttcctGTCACAGACAactaagaaaaacagcagatattCATATTTAAGAatctggggattttttttttggatgaactGTTACTTAATTATCTAAGCGTTTCAGCTGTATACAGGTGATTGAAATGAATGAGTGCACATGGGAATCAACATGCCAACAGAAACAATGACTTTCTTGGCAAGAATGGCGTCCAACATTAAAATGTCCATTTTCTAGTGACCAGTgaacattaaatatgaaaacacagagtTAAAATCACAAAGGAGAAAAACCATCTGGATGCTTAAGTACAAATGATTTAAGAATGTAGTATTTAAGAATgcaaataatgtaaatattcaTCAAATTCAAAAACTCATCTTCTAAGTCAGAGATTGTACCTGTCTGATCAGTGTTGCATAGGTGAACGGTGGTCTGATATCAGTGTTCTTGTAGAGCTCATATTCATTTTCTGAGAGAAGATAAAATATAGTAAGTGCAAAGTGGAGAAGAAAATGCGCTATGAACTGTTTATGAACATAATGCAAAAGTGACCACAGTAATTTGGTTTACCCGAGGACAGGGAGTAGACCAAAGGGTGGTGGCGACGCCTTATGGCCCCAGCACATGCAGTATGAGAGGGCGACTCTTCCTCACCCCCCTGGGATGGAGTGCTGACAGGAGCCAGAGGTTGAGGGGGGAGTTGCGCAGAGTCTGACGAGTTCAGCGAGGGCAGGTTGTTGGTGAGGGCGACTGAATTGAGCTGAGAGCGACACAAGCAGACGATTAAAGTTAACAGAGGAACGAGAGGAATGAAAGGACTGACAGGCACAAAACAGGGAGGAAGATTTTCAACAGAGTGTAACAGAGCGATTTGATTCGCCTCTTCAGAGATGATTCCACTAATATCGCAAGAAGAGGGAAGCCAATTATTGTTAATTGTAGGGTGAAATTGTTTGGTGAGTGTTGTGATTATGGTGCAATATTTGCAAGATTAACAAATGATTAGCTTCCACATTATCAGAGCATATCTGCCATCTGAAAACACAATGGCAGCCATCTGATGTCAGCAGCTGGGCAcccaaaggaaaggaaaggaaactcTCAGCACACACATGTGTAGTGAGAGTTTGAGAGTTAAAGAGGTAAAAGGCTCACAatggaaaagcttttttttttttttttcccagacatGCATTTACAATCCTGTCTGATCAAACTTCTCTGAGCAGGTCCAAATGTTACTGACCTTCATCTCATACAGGTGTATctctaaatcatatatatatatatttttgtttctaagAAAATACCAACATATTTTTGCAACTCATCCAACTGTAAACGTTCTCCAGGTCAATTGCAGGCTGGTGGCATCTTCATCAGAGCTGGAGAAGCTACGTTTGTAGCCATACACTTGTTATTTTCACTCTCCATCACACACGTGGAGTTTTGCTCACGGCTCTGAAAACCCTCTGAAATGTTTACGGCTcatttgctctgtgtctgttgtttgaACAGCTATTACCGCGCGCCTATCTACCTGTAGAGCGTGTGGGTCAGCAGCTGTATCAGACTGTGGCGACTGCAGACTGGCGGGTGGAGAGAGCGACTGAGCTTCTAAAGATGGCAGATGCAGGTGAGCCGTCATCGCTCGCAGACGCTGACGTTCTTTGCAGAGCTGTTAGAgggagatgaagggagggagaggaaggctGTAGCTGTGGATGGTGTCACATCAAAATCACTGAGCACAGATTATTGAAATGGAAGGCTGTGAACCAGACACATTTTGCAAAGTACAATTTCCTGCTGTGTCAAACATCAGGAAGGAGATGGTGTTGGTTGAACATTGCGTGAATATTGAGCCATGAGCAGGAAGGTGTTTATATGGTAAAATAATCTGAAATCTCAAGGAAAAGAATTCAGTGTTGCAGAGTTACAATAACCTGTGCAAAGCAAACTCCCACTCTTATCAATGTTTGCACTTTTGTTTGCATTGTGTAGAACATGACAGTATCATCACAGGACAGGTTTGCGTGGACACTAGCACGCATTCAAGCAGCAGTGCTAACTTTTGTTGTTGGACAATTTTACAGGACTCTTGCCCACCTGAAGCTCAAGCTGCCGAACCACCTGCATCTGGACTCTGCACTGGGCTGTGCTTCTGTCATCCAGAGTGTGTTCACTGCCTATgtgcctgaaacacacacaggtgcatcAAAGGAATTCTCCATTGAAAATCTGTTCATTGTTTATCATATACCCACCCCTGAATGAGCTTTAAGTATTGTAAATCGTACAACTGCTGTCATGAAGTCTCCATGAAGTTTGGCGCTTCATGGAGACTTTTTAGCCCCAGTTATTGTCCTCACTTTCAAGTCACAGAGGTAACCAtcagtttttctgaaaaataaattcaggtcaggctgttgttgttgttgttgttgttgttgttgttgttgttgtttaataaCACTTACAAACTCTTCAATGTATTTCCAGAATCCTCAAAGACTCTTCTGTCCATCTGCATAGGATAATCCTCCATCTTCTACACGataaatatgatttttaatCTGCTTGTCAAGTTATGACAGATGATTTCCTATCCAATCAAAGATGGCAGTCAGAAATGACATATGTCCTTACGGTAGGTTTTATCTTTATTAATCCCACTTTCccatattttatatattttttaaacaataataCGTTTATATTGTCCTTGAGTCGCACAAAATTTATCCTTTAGAAAAACTGATATTTGGTTCTGTGACTCACATTTAATGATAATACATAAGAAGCACAAACTGGGACTGCAAACATTTCAGTCCCACGCTTCAGGCCTACAGGGGCTGAGTTTTTTGATACTGAAAAGATTTTCAGTACAGTATTCCTTTAAATCATAAACACAAAATTACTCAGTGTcagaaagtgaaataaattaGGATAAATTAGTTAAAAACCTACTTGATAAACTGGGTCAAGTTTTCACAGACTGACTCACATCCAGGCCAGTTACACATGCCGTGACTGTAGAGAACATGTGAAGCAGCGTGATCAGCACTAGACGGAGGGGGAAAGGATGGAGAGTAAAAGTATCGTCATGATTAAAAACCAGAGAAGCCAAACAACACCAAGAAAACGAGagcaaaacagcaataaaacagatgtgagagtgttttcttttcaggtagcagaaaatgacagagagggGTGGAAAGgagcactgaaaaataaatggaaaactaTTTACTTTTGATTTAGGACATGTATTCATgtaaacttttttctttccttaacCACTTCAGGTGGcagaacacaaagcaaacaaacaaaacaaaatgtatcGTCCCGAGGGGAATTAAAAGTCTCACTGCAAAAAGCAAACACCCCCCCACCTGCACcttgagaggaagaaaatgtctaCAGATGACAAGTCTTTGATGTTTACAAAAAGGCAGTATCATTTGAGTTCTCGCAATCTgtttacagcacaaacagatCTTACCATTCTGCCCTGCGAGGAGAGGGAGCCTGCTGGTCACCGGTCTGTCTCCTCATGACTTTTGTTGACATTGTGCTGTTAGCAGAAGAGTCCTGATTGCTCTTGATTGTGGTTTTATCTTCACTTGCTCCATTTGTGAGCTCTTTCCATATCTGCTGCATCTCTGCAGGGCTCAAACCAACTATCACATACggaaacatacagtacactgtaAATTTGTTGTTTCACATGTCAAAGTAAATCAAAGCAGACCCTAAGCATGGGGGGTTATTAGTCCTTAAATTATAAATGTGAGAACTTGTGTGGAAAAAAGATGATGGTATTTACTGTCCAGTGAAGGGTCATTTTCTGTTCAcacatgcacttttttttccatctgtcctTCACATTCATTCAGAGAAACATGGAGAGTCTTTGTCAGGAGCTCTTTTCACCCCTTCACTGTGGAATGTCCAGGAATAACCATCACAGCTAGAATATGAGTAAGGATGAAATTTCTACTTTTAGGTTTTACTTTCATCATTGTCTCTTTTGAGTTTAGTTGAGCTGTATAACTGAACGTAAAACCAACGAGAAACAAATCTTCCTGTGTGTAGGTCTCTGCGACAAAATCGTATCAGATGGAAGTCCACATCTATATATTTTGGTGTTCtcatgatgtgatgtgatgtgatgtgatgtgatataacataatataataACCTTACTGTCAATTTGATCAATCAATTTGAATGGCACCACTAAAATCACTGATTCTGCACTGAAAATTGAAATACATAGTTCACAGTTTACATTGCAATTGTTATCAACAGATGCTGCagcaaagagggagaagaaacagAACCATTGTAAATCCCTGGTGATAAATGTAAAGAGGAGTGACCTGGAGAGAGggcaggagaggacaggactGGTCTCTGCACccggaggagctgctgctgctgctgctgctgctgctgctgctgctgctggagctgaaggagctgctggaacaCAAGCTGCTGTGCATGGAGCTGGAGGACAGCGAGAGAAAACAGGACATTTCACAGAAAAGCGAGGTAGTATTTATGCCCTGTCCTGTTTTAATGTGTTGCGTACAGGGCAccataaaataaatttaaaaaaccaGTCAAacaaacttaaataaataataaatcaataaatagaCTTCGAATCAATACTTACCTCTTTGACTTTCTTGCTCGGTTGCTGTTGAAGGAAATGAATCTGTTGTTGTTGCGCCTTGTAAAACTCTTTCAGATGTTGCTAGAAAAATGAGGATGGAGCGTTATTTAACTCAAACATCTTCCAGTGAGATTAGTGAAACGGTACATTGTGCTAAAGTTACCTTACAGTAACCGATACAGATTTCTGTGTCCTTTGAGTTGTTCTTTATTCaggtttgtggttttgtttgaaGATGGGACAGTAACAGGAACATTAGCAAGAATGAGTTTTTTTATTCAGGTGTAGTTAAGACTTTTGTGGAGGCAGAGATAATCTGAGAGGCTGAGTTAAACCAGGATCAGGTCAACGAACCTCAAACCACAAATTCGGtttattttgacttgtcatagctAGTGGTACTGTAATTAATAAAAATTAATCTAGCTGACTCAAACAATCTATCGCATCTATCCCTTTAGTTACAGTAGTTTGTCCATGAACTATTTgtagacaagaaaaacaagaaaaactgaaactttaCTCTGTAAAGACAGCCCAGCAAACCAAAGTGCCGTATGTTATTATTAGTAGTGCCTGTATTAGTGTTAGTATTGCATAAATACCTGCTGGAGCAGAAGGGCTTGTTGCTTCTGGTGGATCAGAGCCTGTAGCTGGTTAGGGGACAGAAGCTGCTGCATCTGCTGTGGAGCTATCATAGCCAGAAACACCttcaggaggaagagaaaggataAAATGATCCAGGACCACAATCTACAGAGCGAAGGCACGAGGATAAGTATGCGAGACAGAAGCCAAGTGTCAGGTGTTAAACAGTAATAACCATCGAATGGGAATCTTTCCAATCCAATTACAAAACAGCGCTGTCAACCTTTTGTGAACATCATAATGTTGGATTGTGTCACTGACCTTAAATGAGATTGGAGATAGGCTGACCAGTTAATTAGCAACACAATTACATGCTTGTTGTGACTCTTAATAGAAGTGTATGGGTATTAATAAAGGCAAACACTTGCAGAATAATAACTGATCTGCACTGTTACTGATTGAGTGACAAATAACAGAGTGATTGTCTTCTTTTGTAGTCAGAGGCAGCAGCAATTGGCATGACTGCATTTAGAGACAACAAAGGGCACTTACAAATTTAACATATTGTATTACAAACAAgactaaaaaaataatactaGTGCTGCCAATTGATTGTTGGGCAAAAATACATAGTTATTATTTGAACAGTTTATGCCACTTTTCTCAAATGatgaatatctttttttttttttttttaatataaaatataatttactgTACGTATGTGCAAAGGCTGTTACCTGAAGTTCTTTGTAGGTTTCAGTGAAACCTTATGCCTGCACTGGTGCAATATCTTGGATGTAATGAAAGAAGGACACATGAGCGATctcatgtttgtcatttttgtcatgAGTCCTTTGAGATAATACCGCCAGTGTTTCAACCAGATAACACAATGAGAAATATAAGAACAGTACTAACAGGTtgaaatttttctttttttgtacaccTGGATCAGAATTGCTCGTACGTATGCTTGATTTGGTCTTATTTGGTGCTGAAGCAGTTGTTCTATTAATTGActagttgatcaacagaaaattaatcaccaACAGTTATACAGTTAAGTctcttataaaacattttacaggcaCTTAAACACAaagattttctctgttttatcttatttatcttatttgtttttggactttgctgcacagagacagaaacgtGACAATCAGAACAAAATAAATGGCAAACACTAAGTGGTGATGAAATTAGCGGAAAATCTGCAATATTTATTCTTAGACTATTCGCAATTATTAAATCGCTCTCTACATGTGATACGTTTGATTAGACAAACAATTTGAAGATGCTGCCTTGGACTTTGGAagttgtga
The window above is part of the Toxotes jaculatrix isolate fToxJac2 chromosome 5, fToxJac2.pri, whole genome shotgun sequence genome. Proteins encoded here:
- the LOC121181997 gene encoding forkhead box protein P2-like, giving the protein MPESPHSPTAARQTPASSLLSHTDNGAGERVANGDSCSGVSGENWQSLHHKQVFLAMIAPQQMQQLLSPNQLQALIHQKQQALLLQQQHLKEFYKAQQQQIHFLQQQPSKKVKELYSSTKLKRDNDEIGLSPAEMQQIWKELTNGASEDKTTIKSNQDSSANSTMSTKVMRRQTGDQQAPSPRRAECADHAASHVLYSHGMCNWPGCESVCENLTQFIKHIGSEHTLDDRSTAQCRVQMQVVRQLELQLCKERQRLRAMTAHLHLPSLEAQSLSPPASLQSPQSDTAADPHALQLNSVALTNNLPSLNSSDSAQLPPQPLAPVSTPSQGGEEESPSHTACAGAIRRRHHPLVYSLSSENEYELYKNTDIRPPFTYATLIRQAIMEASDMQLTLNEIYNWFTRTFAYFRRNAATWKNAVRHNLSLHKCFVRVENVKGAVWTVDEVEYQRRRSQKITGSPSLIKNVSSNLAFGTVLNASLQTALAEASLPGFKTESLSKNSRSQIQESKATNSNSDQNISARVQQSFSRKDDVMNLNDQKPQMPTVKPAALQHDVTENDEEPLFDLE